In Phaeodactylum tricornutum CCAP 1055/1 chromosome 10, whole genome shotgun sequence, a single genomic region encodes these proteins:
- the hCDK6 gene encoding predicted protein (hypothetical cyclin dependent kinase 6), protein KVVAGYALQQKLGSGSFATVYKGVRLSQTPTNVAETVAIKAITRTSEKLTKKVLQNLEIEISILRTYRHPNIVCLHDVQKTARHFYLILEYCAGGDLQGLIRRRKTGRLSEGLTRRLMRDLSAGLKFLWGQELIHRDIKPQNLLLTSGLPLDEKFGLKIADFGFARHLQTTSLAETLCGSPLYMAPEILQHHRYDAKADLWSVGTVLFEMICGRPPFNGENHIDLLRNIQRKAVRLPPDVRVSKECVNLLRLLLNRNP, encoded by the exons AAAGTCGTCGCTGGTTACGCGTTGCAACAGAAGCTGGGCTCCGGCTCCTTCGCTACCGTTTATAAGGGTGTGCGCTTGTCGCAGACTCCCACAAATGTCGCTGAAACGGTCGCCATTAAAGCCATTACGAGGACTTCCGAAAAACTGACCAAAAAGGTGCTGCAAAACTTGGAAATTGAAATCTCCATCCTGCGAACCTACCGGCACCCCAACATTGTGTGCTTACACGATGTGCAAAAGACTGCGCGGCATTTTTATCTCATTTTGGAGTACTGCGCTGGTGGCGACCTGCAGGGCTTGATACGTCGCCGAAAAACGGGGCGTCTTTCCGAGGGACTTACCCGGCGCTTGATGCGCGATTTGTCCGCCGGCCTCAAATTTCTCTGGGGACAGGAACTCATCCATAGGGATATTAAGCCGCAGAATTTATTGCTGACCAGCGGCTTACCTTTGGATGAAA AGTTTGGCTTGAAGATTGCGGATTTTGGCTTTGCTCGACATCTCCAGACCACGTCGCTGGCAGAGACCCTGTGTGGGTCGCCCCTTTACATGGCGCCCGAAATCCTGCAACATCACCG GTACGATGCGAAGGCCGATCTCTGGAGTGTCGGTACGGTTCTTTTTGAAATGATTTGCGGACGTCCACCATTCAATGGCGAGAATCACATTGATCTGTTGCGCAACATTCAGCGTAAAGCGGTCCGTCTTCCACCAGACGTGCGGGTGAGCAAGGAATGTGTCAACTTGTTGCGACTCCTTCTAAATCGAAACCCG
- a CDS encoding predicted protein, whose product MSTVDAESKWEGESIRVFPFTGKDKKLWRAWSRKTLAVGKGKKWEKALTHDLNIEEIQKKEKKLSDEERKALSMNDAAWSYLVWACQDRAFNIVDKVKDNVAFKAWQMLKKKYEPKEVDAYIQLQDEFQECKMESDKDDPTIFIEELEVINGCMGAIQDKYEKDDVEMISHIFSKLPVSYSEFITSQKTKGIQNTSVEDIKDALKEYWKRTIKTSTKTRKTERKERRTI is encoded by the exons ATGAGTACTGTCGACGCAGAGTCGAAGTGGGAAGGTGAGTCCATCCGTGTTTTCCCATTCACCggaaaggacaagaaattaTGGCGAGCCTGGAGTCGTAAAACGTTGGCTGTCGGAAAAGGGAAGAAATGGGAGAAGGCGTTGACGCATGATCTGAATATTGAGGAAATtcagaagaaagaaaagaaattGAGTGACGAAGAAAGGAAGGCGCTGTCGATGAACGACGCAGCGTGGAGCTACCTTGTGTGGGCATGCCAAGACAGGGCATTTAACATTGTTGATAAAGTGAAGGACAATGTGGCATTCAAAGCCTGGcagatgttgaagaagaaatacGAACCGAAGGAGGTTGATGCGTATATTCAGCTGCAGGATGAGTTTCAGGAATGCAAGATGGAGTCGGATAAAGATGATCCGACAATTTTTATCGAAGAACTCGAAGTTATCAATGGATGCATGGGAGCCATTCAGGATAAGTATGAGAAGGATGATGTGGAAATGATTTCGCATATCTTCTCGAAGTTGCCGGTTTCGTACTCGGAGTTCATAACAAGTCAGAAAACGAAAGGCATTCAGAATACATCAGTCGAGGACATTAAAGATGCTCTCAAGGAGTATTGGAAAAGAACAATCAAGACGTCGACAAAAAC ACGGAAAACCGAAAGGAAAGAGCGGAGGACGATTTAG